A stretch of Primulina tabacum isolate GXHZ01 chromosome 13, ASM2559414v2, whole genome shotgun sequence DNA encodes these proteins:
- the LOC142521768 gene encoding uncharacterized protein LOC142521768 — translation MTERMNAQMNHLKRIIETGDVQCMVSMRMNRNSFAQLCYLLTHIGGLDHSRYVRTEEKVVMFLSILAHHKKNRVVGHDYLRSGQTISTHFHEVLGSVLKLHTILLVKPSPVDETCTDETWKWFKGCVGALDDTYINVNVPILDKGKYRTRKGTIAVNVLGVCNRDMNFFYALCGWEGSAADARVLRDALSRDEGLKIESGCYYLCYNGYANVQGFFTPYKRVPYHRDAWGNRTNAPQNYKEIFNWRHNKARNVIERDFGLHKKRWAILRSPSSYPLKTQYRIIMA, via the exons ATGACAGAAAGAATGAATGCACAAATGAACCATTTGAAAAGAATTATTGAAACCGGAGACGTTCAATGTATGGTGAGTATGAGGATGAATAGAAATTCATTTGCACAACTATGTTACTTGCTAACTCATATCGGTGGGCTCGACCATTCTAGATATGTTAGGACCGAAGAAAAAGTGGTTATGTTTTTGTCTATTTTGGCGCATCATAAAAAAAACCGAGTCGTCGGTCATGATTATCTACGAAGTGGTCAAACAATCAGCACACATTTCCATGAAGTGTTGGGGTCAGTACTGAAGCTACATACTATACTGCTTGTGAAGCCTTCCCCTGTCGATGAAACCTGCACCGACGAGACGTGGAAATGGTTCAAG GGTTGTGTTGGTGCGTTGGATGATACATATATAAATGTTAATGTGCCTATTTTAGATAAGGGAAAGTACAGAACCAGAAAAGGAACCATTGCAGTGAATGTTTTGGGAGTGTGCAACCGAGATATGAACTTCTTTTATGCCCTCTGTGGGTGGGAAGGATCGGCAGCGGATGCCCGAGTTCTTCGTGATGCATTATCACGTGATGAAGGACTTAAAATTGAAAGTG GTTGTTACTATTTGTGCTACAACGGATATGCAAACGTCCAGGGATTCTTTACTCCATATAAAAGAGTACCATACCATAGGGATGCTTGGGGCAATCGCACAAATGCTCCACAGAATTATAAAGAAATATTTAATTGGAGACACAACAAAGCTAGGAATGTGATTGAAAGAGATTTTGGCTTGCATAAGAAAAGATGGGCTATTCTTCGAAGTCCTTCTTCCTACCCACTTAAAACTCAGTACAGAATAATAATGGCTTGA